A stretch of the Acyrthosiphon pisum isolate AL4f chromosome A2, pea_aphid_22Mar2018_4r6ur, whole genome shotgun sequence genome encodes the following:
- the LOC100572774 gene encoding apolipoprotein D: MSVFVIFLLSLSVFVSGQSLGKCPKKETMKTFDPKEFEGQWYEVEKTFYMMEMTASCTSFNFTLNPDGTSYKVHIGTKNRITGNPNIFSGMATLVSKSKSVLNYQAESRLPGLFSRMIPTTGLYYIMYTDYHNYTILWSCTSFGLFHTDIIWILGRERDLTATSRAELYNLLYELNINPDRLILAKHEKCEEFF; encoded by the exons ATGTCTGTTTTTGTGATATTCTTGTTGTCGCTAAGCGTTTTCGTCAGCGGTCAAAGTCTGGGAAAATGTCCGAAAAAGGAGACCATGAAGACATTCGACCCCAAAGAG tTTGAAGGACAATGGTACGAAGTGGAAAAAACGTTCTACATGATGGAGATGACTGCTAGTTGTACTTCATTCAATTTTACTTTAAACCCCGATGGAACGTCATACAAAGTACATATTGGAACGAAAAATAGAAT AACGGGAAACCCGAATATATTTTCCGGAATGGCGACCCTTGTATCGAAAAGCAAATCTGTACTCAACTACCAGGCCGAAAGTCGACTACCCGGTTTGTTTTCACGCATGATACCTACCACTGGTCTGTATTACATCATGTACACGGATTACCACAACTATACAATTCTGTGGTCTTGTACAAGTTTTGGTCTTTTCCACACAg ATATTATTTGGATTTTGGGAAGAGAACGAGATCTCACGGCGACATCTCGGGCTGAACTTTACAACTTATTATACGAACTGAACATTAATCCCGATCGACTAATATTAGCTAAACACGAGAAATGTGaagaatttttttga
- the LOC100167056 gene encoding DNA ligase 1, whose amino-acid sequence NGIKKEKDPPVLSVSTSSTSPEDLEVVHSSPIKTYGKRKKHAILFSDSDEETSDSKKKCAKNTISNKPNDEKLEESIEEQSPLKDTDKSLIQDNEISESDCGTTKINDHPIKALQDQTQIKTKCEEGSLPTHIESDNSDTDKKVSNKLITDKKNKLKKKSKKPSKTESPEKSDKSSEEQSPTKDADGSPIHKKISESEYDPTKKNYHPIRDAFWNHNQPTPYSALTKTLLCIEEVSARLKIIEILSNYFRSVIVVSPKDLLPSVYLCLNKVCPDYIGLELGIAETTLLKAIVQTTGRSMAQVKSDVKKIGDLGIVAEKSKSNQKTMFKPARLTVKSVFDKLKDISEMTGHAVTVKKLDKIQSMFIACQDSEARFLMRSLAGKLRIGLAEQSVLQALGLACTMTPPPQDFPPEILNAAKKMSEEKFKKTYDGNTLIIKTTYCESPNLDIIIPIILEVGVSALPENCKLTPGIPLKPMLAHPTKGVHEVLSRFDGLKFTCEWKYDGERAQIHLTEDGNICIYSRNQENNTSKYPDIINRLDSVKGPNVKSFVMDSEAVAWDRENKKIMPFQILSTRKRKNANEADIKVQVCVYMFDLLYLNGESLVKRPFCERRQLLRENFIEVEEQFLLATSLDTTKMEEVQDFLEESIKGNCEGLMVKTLEEEATYEIAKRSRNWLKLKKDYLDGVGDTIDVVVLGGYLGRGKRTGTYGGFLLACYDPDSEEYQSICKIGTGFSDEDLQTHTEFFQQHIIDGPKSYYRFDQSHEPDHWFETVQVWEIKCADLSLSPVHRAALGIVDPEKGISLRFPRFLRIREDKSIEQSTSAQQIAELYYSQVQIINQGSTNTNREDFY is encoded by the exons AATGGAATTAAAAAGGAAAAAGATCCACCAGTTTTATCAGTTAGTACGTCTTCGACATCTCCAGA aGATCTAGAAGTTGTCCACTCCAGTCCAATAAAGACTtatggaaaaagaaaaaaacatgcCATATTATTTAGTGATAGTGATGAAGAAACATCTGacag taaaaaaaaatgtgcaaaaaatacaatttcaaataaacCAAATGATGAAAAATTAGAAGAATCCATTGAAGAACAGTCTCCTTTAAAAGATACAGATAAATCACTAATACAGGATAATGAAATATCTGAAAGTGATTGTggaacaacaaaaataaatgatcaTCCTATAAAAGCTCTTCAAGACCAAACCCAaat taaaacaAAATGTGAAGAAGGTTCACTGCCAACCCATATCGAGTCAGATAATTCTGATACTGATAAGAAAGTCTCCAATAAACTAATTActgacaaaaaaaacaaattgaaaaaaaaatcaaaaaagccAAGTAAAACAGAATCACCGGAAAAATCAGACAAATCGAGTGAAGAACAGTCTCCTACAAAAGATGCTGATGGATCtccaattcataaaaaaatttctgaaaGTGAATATgatccaacaaaaaaaaattatcatcctATAAGAGATGCCTTTTGGAATCATAACCAACC GACTCCATATAGTGCACTAACCAAAACTTTATTGTGCATTGAAGAGGTTAGTGCTAGattgaaaattattgaaatactttCAAATTATTTCCGCTCAGTGATTGTGGTTAGTCCTAAAGATTTATTACCAAGTGTATACTTGTGTTTAAATAAAGTTTGTCCCGATTATATTGGTTTGGAATTAGGCATTGCCGAGACTACACTTTTAAAG GCTATAGTTCAAACAACAGGAAGAAGTATGGCACAGGTAAAATCTGATGTTAAAAAAATCGGTGATTTAGGGATTGTTGCAGAAAAAAGTAAAAGCAatcaaaaaacaatgtttaaaccTGCCCGGCTAACTGTGAAAAgtgtatttgataaattaaaggACATCTCAGAAATGACTGGTCATGCT gtgaCTGTTAAAAAACTTGATAAAATCCAATCAATGTTCATTGCATGCCAAGATTCTGAAGCAAGATTTTTGATGCGATCATTAGCAGGGAAATTAAGGATAGGACTTGCTGAACAATCAGTTCTACAG GCTCTTGGTTTAGCTTGTACAATGACGCCACCACCTCAAGATTTTCCACCTGAAATACTTAATGCGGCGAAAAAAATGTCTGAAGAAAAATTCAAGAAAACTTATGATGGGAATACTTTAATCATAAAAACAACTTATTg TGAAAGTCCAAATctagatataataatacctattatcttAGAAGTGGGTGTAAGCGCCTTACCTGAAAATTGTAAGTTAACTCCTGGGATACCTTTAAAACCAATGTTAGCACATCCAACTAAAGGTGTACATGAAGTGCTAAGTAGATTTGATGGATTGAAGTTTACATGTGAATGGAAGTATGATGGAGAAAGAGctcag attCATTTGACAGAAGAcggaaatatttgtatttacagtCGTAATCAAGAAAATAATACTAGTAAATATCCAGACATTATTAATCGTTTGGATTCTGTTAAAGGTCCTAATGTTAAATCATTCGTGATGGATTCAGAAGCTGTTGCATGGGatagagaaaataaaaaaataatgccaTTTCAAATATTAAGTACTCGTAAACgaaag AATGCCAATGAAGCGGATATTAAAGTACaagtatgtgtatatatgtttGATTTACTCTACCTCAATGGAGAATCTTTAGTTAAAAGACCCTTCTGTGAACGTCGGCAATTATTAAGAGAAAATTTTATTGAAGTTGAAGAACAATTCTTATTAGCCACATCATTAGATACAACCAAAATGGAAGAAGTCCAAGATTTTCTAGAAGAATCTATAAAag gAAATTGTGAAGGATTAATGGTCAAAACTTTAGAAGAAGAAGCTACTTATGAAATAGCCAAGCGTTCACGTAactggttaaaattaaaaaaagattatttggATGGTGTTGGCGATACTATAGATGTAGTAGTTTTGGGAGGTTATTTAGGTCGTGGAAAACGTACTGGTACTTATGGTGGTTTCCTATTAGCTTGTTATGATCCAGATAGTGAAGAGTATCAGAGTATATgcaaa attGGAACAGGATTTAGTGATGAGGACTTGCAAACACATACAGAGTTTTTCCAACAACATATTATTGATGGGCCTAAAAGTTATTACCGCTTTGATCAAAGCCATGAGCCAGATCATTGGTTTGAGACAGTCCAGGTATGGGAAATAAAATGTGCAGATTTGTCATTATCCCCAGTGCACAGAGCAGCATTAGGTATTGTAGATCCTGAAAAAGGAATTTCGTTAAGGTTTCCAAGGTTTCTACGTATACGAGAAGATAAGTCAATTGAACAATCTACTTCCGCTCAACAG attgctgagttatattatagtcaGGTGCAAATTATAAACCAAGGaagtacaaatacaaatagAGAGGACTTTTACTAG
- the LOC100165036 gene encoding ubiquitin-like modifier-activating enzyme 1 — translation MSGAEVLDTTCELPAKKRKLASGEPSTVSVDSAPRNQVTMSNNGVEEIDEGLYSRQLYVLGHEAMRKMATSDVLISGLGGLGVEVAKNVILGGVKSVTLHDSVVCTYSDLSSQFYLTENDIGKNRADISCPKLGELNSYVPVKSYTGILSESYLKQFKVVVLTETTLDEQLRISEITHQNNIALIVGDTRGVFAQVFCDFGEDFSVIDSTGENPISVMVAGVTKEEQGVVTCMDESRHGFEDGDYVTFQEVQGMTEINGCKPKKITVLGPYTFSIGDTTSYSDYIKGGFATQVKMPKKLNFKSLKNSLAEPEYLISDFGKFDRPSQLHLAFITFHKFVSVNGRLPIPWSSDDANEFLKLTKSVNNDDSIELDVDLIKIFSKVCAGNINPMTSFIGGIVAQEVMKSCSGKFSPIFQWLYFDATESLPDEVTEEDAKPIGNRYDGQVSIYGRKFQSILGDLKYFVVGAGAIGCELLKNFAIMGVGCGNGKIYVTDMDLIEKSNLNRQFLFRAQDVQTSKSETAAKAIKRMNPNINVEPQTNRVCPETEQTYNDTFFENLDGVANALDNVDARIYMDRRCVFYKKPLLESGTLGTKGNTQVVIPNLTESYSTSQDPPEKSIPICTLKNFPNAIEHTLQWARDLFEGLYKQTPENVKQFLEDPTFIDRTNRLPGLQPVEILDSVRTSVAERPQSVDDCIEWARMHFEDQFTNQIKQLLFNFPPDQSTTSGQPFWSGPKRCPKPIIFDVNNTLHLDYILTAANLRAETYNINQVRDRVYIANVVSSVKVPEFVPKSGVRIAENDSQITNGSSNYDQSKLNKTQKDLPPTDSLKNIKIVPLEFEKDDDSNLHIDFIVAASNLRATNYGIQPADRHRSKLIAGKIIPAIATTTSVVAGLVCQEFIKLARGLKDLEKYKNGFVNLALPFFGFSEPLLAPKSKYYDVEWTLWDRFEVEGELTLNEFLNYFKDKHALEITMLSQGVCMLYSFFMPKAKREERINTKMSEIVRNISKKRIEPHVKSLVFEICCNNTDGEDVEVPYVKYNLPSDFQY, via the coding sequence ATGTCTGGTGCTGAAGTACTAGACACCACCTGTGAACTGCCGGCCAAGAAGCGTAAACTGGCTTCCGGTGAACCGTCTACAGTGTCCGTCGACTCAGCACCGAGAAATCAGGTAACAATGTCGAATAACGGCGTGGAGGAGATCGATGAGGGCCTCTACTCGCGGCAGCTATACGTCTTGGGCCACGAAGCTATGCGCAAAATGGCCACTTCCGACGTGCTGATCAGTGGGCTCGGTGGTCTAGGCGTGGAAGTCGCCAAGAACGTAATACTTGGTGGTGTCAAGTCGGTTACGTTGCACGATTCTGTCGTGTGCACCTACAGCGACCTATCATCGCAGTTCTATCTGACCGAAAACGACATCGGTAAGAATAGGGCTGATATCAGTTGTCCTAAGTTGGGTGAGCTAAATTCCTATGTGCCCGTCAAGTCATACACTGGAATTTTGTCCGAATCGTATctcaaacaatttaaagttgTCGTCTTGACCGAGACAACATTAGACGAACAGTTGCGTATATCAGAAATTACGCATCAGAACAATATCGCTTTAATAGTTGGTGACACCAGAGGGGTGTTTGCTCAAGTGTTCTGTGATTTTGGTGAAGATTTCAGTGTAATCGACTCAACCGGTGAAAATCCAATTTCCGTTATGGTAGCTGGTGTTACTAAGGAAGAACAAGGAGTAGTTACTTGTATGGATGAGTCTCGACACGGTTTCGAAGATGGAGATTATGTAACGTTTCAAGAAGTACAGGGTATGACTGAAATAAATGGctgtaaaccaaaaaaaataacggttttagGACCATATACATTTAGTATTGGTGATACTACATCATACTCAGACTATATTAAAGGTGGTTTTGCTACTCAAGtgaaaatgccaaaaaaattaaatttcaaatcattGAAAAATTCATTGGCTGAACCAGAATATCTTATTTCTGATTTTGGAAAATTTGATAGACCTTCTCAATTACATCTAGCATTTATAACTTTTCATAAGTTTGTTTCAGTCAATGGTCGTTTACCTATTCCATGGAGTTCTGATGATgcaaatgaatttttaaaattaaccaaaAGTGTAAATAACGATGATTCAATTGAACTTGATGttgatctaataaaaatattttcaaaagtctGTGCCGGTAATATTAATCCAATGACATCTTTTATTGGTGGTATTGTTGCTCAAGAAGTGATGAAATCATGTTCCGGTAAGTTTAGTCCAATATTTCAATGGCTTTACTTTGATGCTACAGAATCATTACCAGATGAAGTTACTGAAGAAGATGCCAAGCCTATTGGTAATCGCTATGATGGTCAAGTCTCCATTTATGGACGAAAATTCCAATCCATTTTGGGAGATTTGAAATACTTTGTTGTTGGAGCTGGAGCTATTGGATGTGAATTGTTGAAAAACTTTGCGATTATGGGTGTTGGATGTGGCAATGGCAAAATTTATGTCACTGATATggatttaattgaaaaatctaaCCTCAACAGACAGTTTTTGTTTAGAGCTCAAGATGTACAAACATCTAAATCTGAAACGGCTGCAAAAGCAATTAAACGTATGAATCCAAATATTAATGTTGAACCACAGACAAATAGGGTCTGTCCAGAAACTGAGCAGActtataatgatacattttttgaaaatttggatGGTGTTGCTAATGCTTTGGATAATGTGGATGCTCGTATCTATATGGATAGACGTTGTGTTTTCTACAAAAAACCACTTTTAGAGTCTGGAACATTGGGTACAAAGGGTAACACACAAGTCGTAATACCAAACTTGACAGAATCCTATAGCACATCTCAAGATCCTCCAGAAAAAAGCATACCAATTTGTACTCTTAAAAATTTTCCAAACGCTATTGAACATACATTACAGTGGGCTAGAGATCTTTTTGAAGGGCTTTACAAACAAACTCCAgaaaatgttaaacaatttttagaagATCCTACTTTCATTGATCGTACGAATCGTTTACCTGGACTTCAACCAGTTGAAATTTTGGATTCTGTGAGAACATCAGTTGCAGAACGCCCTCAAAGTGTAGACGATTGTATTGAATGGGCTAGAATGCACTTTGAAGATCAATTCACAAATCAAATCAAACaacttttattcaattttccaCCAGATCAATCAACAACTAGTGGTCAACCATTCTGGTCAGGACCTAAACGTTGTCCAAAACCAATTATATTCGacgtaaataatacattacatttggATTATATTTTGACAGCAGCTAATTTAAGAGcagaaacatataatattaatcaggtAAGGGATCGTGTCTATATTGCCAATGTTGTGTCTTCGGTTAAAGTTCCTGAGTTTGTCCCAAAGTCTGGTGTAAGGATTGCTGAAAATGATTCACAGATAACTAATGGGTCATCAAATTATGACCAAAGCAAACTGAATAAAACTCAAAAGGATTTACCACCAACAGATTctctaaaaaacataaaaattgttcCTTTAGAATTTGAAAAAGATGATGATAGTAATTtacatattgattttattgtgGCTGCATCAAATTTAAGAGCTACAAATTACGGTATTCAACCTGCTGATAGACATCGAAGTAAGCTCATTGCTGGTAAAATCATTCCAGCAATTGCTACCACAACATCTGTTGTTGCTGGTCTCGTTTGTCAGGAATTCATTAAATTAGCTCGAGGATTGAAAGATttggaaaaatacaaaaatggctTTGTAAATTTAGCTTTGCCATTCTTTGGTTTTTCTGAACCGTTACTAGCACCGAAATCCAAGTATTATGATGTTGAATGGACTTTGTGGGATCGTTTTGAAGTAGAAGGAGAACTTACattaaatgaatttttaaattacttcaaAGATAAACATGCACTGGAAATCACTATGCTTTCTCAAGGAGTATGTATGTTATATTCATTCTTTATGCCAAAAGCCAAGAGGGAAGAGCGTATCAATACTAAAATGTCTGAAATTGTACGTAATATATCAAAGAAAAGAATTGAACCACACgtaaaatcattagtttttgaaatatgctGCAACAACACTGATGGGGAAGATGTGGAAGTACCTTACGTTAAGTACAATTTGCCATCAGACTTCCAATATTAA